From the genome of Candidatus Dormiibacterota bacterium:
ACGATCGGCACGGTGGGGTCGTTCTTCTTGCCACCTTCTCCGGCCAACTCTGCCTGAAACCTCCCTGGTGGCCTCCAGTATGAGCCGCGGTCGCCGCCGCCTGCAGGCGCCGCTCAGGGCCCCCGGCGATCGGGCGGCGGAGGGCGATCCTCACCATCGTGGCCGGAACCCCGGCCGTCCCAGCGGTGGTCGCAGCGCGAGGTGTCGTTCTGGACGCAGCCGGGCGACGTGCCCCAGCCCCGCACGCCGTGCTGGCCGCCGTACAGGAGGAGGAGCAGCAGCGCCAGGAGGACGACGACGATCACCCACGTGCTGTCGTCCTTCTTCTTCTCCTCCTTCCCAGGCCGGACCGTGACGTCCCATCCCGGCATGTCCTTCCCTCTCCGCCATCCACGTCCGAGACCGACGGCAGCGCCCCCCGTCCCTTGTACGCCGGGCCCGCGGTATTGTCAAGGTATGTCACTATCTATGGTCCGCCGGCGGCGCTCACGGGCGTGGATCTAGCCGGCGCGCACCAGCGCGTCGCGGCCGAGCCGGTCGAGCCCGGTGTGGCCGCTGAGGGCGAAGGTGAGGTCGAGCTCGGCGAGGAAACCGCGCAGCAGCTCGGCCACGCCCTCCTCGCCGGCCACCGCCAGCGCCCAGATGTACGGACGGCCGAGGAGCACGGCGCGGGCCCCGAGCGCGAGGGCGACGAAGGCGTCGGCGGCGGTGCGGACACCGCTGTCGAAGAGCACCGGCAGGCTCTCGGGGACGGCGTCGACCACCCCGGGGAGGGCGTCGAGGGCGGCGATGGAGCCGTCGACCTGGCGGCCGCCGTGGTTGGAGACGAGGATGCCGTCGACGCCGAGGTCGGCGGCGCGGCGGGCGTCGTCGGGGTGGAGGATGCCCTTGAGCACGATCGGCAGCGAGGTGTTCTCGCGGAGGAAGGAGAGCCCCGCCCAGGTCACCGAAGGGTCGGAGAAGATCCCGAGGAAGTGCCGGACGGCGCCGGCCATGTCCTCCTCCGGAGGGGTGGGCAGGGCGGCGCGGAAGACCGGGTCGGAGAGGTAGTTGGCGATGCCCTCGCCCTGGAGGAAGGGCAGGTAGGCGAGCTCGAGGTCGCGCGGCCGCCAGGCCAGCATCCAGGTGTCGAGGGTGACGACGATGGCGCCGTAGCCGGCGCGCTCGGCGCGGCCGAGCAGGCTGGCGGCGAGGTCGGGGTCGCGCGGCCAGTAGAGCTGAAACCAGCGCGGGGCGTCGCCCTGGGCCTCGGCCACCTCCTCGAGGCTGCGCGAGGAGGCGGTGCTCAGCACCATCGGCACCCCGGTGGCGGCGGCGGCACGGGCGACCGCCACCTCCGCCTCGGGGTGCACGATCGACTGGACCCCGACCGGCGCGAGCATCACCGGCGCCGGCATCGAGGTGCCGAGCACGGTGGTGGCGAGATCGCGATGGCTGACGTCCCGGAGCATCCGCGGCACGATCCGCCAGCGCCGGAAGGCCTGGCGGTTGGCCCGCATCGTGTCCTCGGCGCCGGCGCCGCCGGCGACGTAGCCGAAGGCGCCGCGGGTCAGCTGCCGCTCGGCCCGCTGCTCGAGCGCCTCGTAGGTGAGCGGCAGCCCCGGCAGCCGCCCCGCCAGTCCGTCGAGGTAGATGCGGTTCTGGTACCCGGCGAGCGGCGCCACCTGGATCATGCTGGGTCTCCCTCCGCGGCCTCGGCCACCCGGTGGCGCAGCCGCCGCATGCCGCGCAGCCAGCGGTCGTGGTCGGCGGCGCGGCGCTGCGCGTAGCCCGCCACCTCGGGATGGGGGAGGATGAGGAAGCGCTCCCGGCGCACCCCGTCGAGCGCGATCTCCGCGACCTGGTCGGGCTCGAGCAGGTCGCCGAGGATGGCGGCGGCGGCGCCCTCGGCCGCGGCCATGTCGGTGCGCACCCCCTGGGGGCAGAGCACCGACACCCCGATCTCCTCCCCGTGGGCGATGGCGAGCCACTCGAAGAGCGAGAGCGCGGCGCTCTTGGTCACCGCGTAGGGGGCGGCGAAGACGTGGTTGACGAGCCCGGCGGCGGAGACGGTGCCGAGCAGGTGGCCGCGGCCCCGGGCCAGCATCCCCGGGATCACCGCCCGGGCGGCGTAGACGTGGGCCATCACGTTGACCCGCCAGATCCGCTCCCAGTCGGCGTCGGCCACCTCGGGGCCGCCCCGCACCGCGATGCCCGCGTTGGAGCACCAGAGATCGATCGCCCCGTGGGCCGCCTCCGCCCGCTCCACCAGCGCCACGACCTCGGCCTCCACCGAGACGTCGCAGCCGATGCCGAGGCCGCCGAACTCCGCGGCGACCCCCTCCGCGGCGGCGGCGTCGAGGTCGGCGACGACCACGGCGCGGGCCCCCTCTGCAGCGAGACGCCGGCTCAGCGCCCGGCCGATCCCCCGCCCCCCGCCGGTGACCACCGCGACGCAGCCCTCGATCCGCATGGACCCGATGGTAGGAGTCCGGATGGCGCAAGAGTTTGAGCGCCGGTTCGTTGAAGTGAATGAGCCCGGGGAGCCCGCCACCCCCGGGCTCTTATTTTTCCCCCCGGCGCCGGCCCCGCTCCGGGCCCTCCGTACACTGCACGGGTGAGCACGCCCGCTCCCGCGAGCAGTCCCGCCAAGCCGATCCTCCGCGGCTACTCCCACGCCGTCGCCGCCGTGGTGGGAGGCGCCGGGACCGTGTTCCTCCTGGCCCGCACCGTCGGCGACGCGCCCAAGCTGATCTCGGTGCTCGTCTACGGGATCAGCCTGGTGGCGCTCTTCGGGGTGAGCGCCCTCTATCACATGGGCACGTGGAGCCCCGCCCGGCGGGCGCTGCTGCGCCGCCTCGACCACGCCAACATCTTCGTGTTCATCGCCGGCACCTACACCCCGGTGGCGGTGAACGTGCTCGACGAGGGCTGGCGGATCGCGGTGCTGGTGACCCTCTGGGGGGCCGCCCTCTGCGGCGCCGTCGCGGTGGCACCGGCGCTGCAGATCCCCCGCTGGGCGCTCACCTGCGTCTACCTGCTGATGGGGTGGGTCGGCCTGGTGGTGATGCCCCAGGTCGCCGGCCGGGTCGGCGCCGGGGTGCTGCTGCTCGCCGGCGGGGGCGCCCTCTACTCGGTGGGCGCGGTGATCTACGCGCTCCGCCGCCCCCGGCTCTGGCCGCGGGTGTTCGGCTACCACGAGGCCTTCCACCTCCTGGTGATCGCCGCCAGCTGCCTCTTCTACGCCTTCGTCGTGGCGTTCGTGGTCCCTCACGAGCGGCCCTGAGGCCGGCTTCGGACCGGGCGTTCACAACCCATTCAGCCGCGTCAGGATTCGTTTATGATTCGGACAAGGAAGGGTTAGGAGCTGATGAGGTCGGGGGCGTCCTGGGCGGAGGTCGCAGGGGTCCAGGACGCGGTGCGGGTCGCGCGCCGGGGACCATTCCCGGGCGTCGCGGATCCGCACAGGGGTCAGGAAGTGCTGACGGTGGCCACGCCGGGTGTCCCGCGCCGCGTTCCTCCTCCGCTGTGCGGCGGAGTGCCGAGGATCGTCGCGGGCTGAGAGTCGGCCGCGACCTCGCGTGGCGGTGACGCCACAGGAAGGGAAAGGGAAGGGAGATGGCTGTCAGGGTGATGCCGGCGCCGGACGAGGGTGCGGAGCCACAACCGGGGTGGCACGCGCTCATCGAGAGCCCCGGCGAGGTGGAGGTGCCGCTGACCGGGCGGCGCGTCCGCGGTCGCAGGGTCAGCGCGGCGATGCTGGCGCGGCGGAGCGGCGTCCGGCTCCTCATCTACACCCAGGACGGGCTCGGGCTCGGCCACCTGCGCCGGGCCAGCTCGGTGGCGGCGGAGTTCCTGCGCGGTGAGGCCGAGGGCTCGGTGCTCACCATCTCCGACTCGCCGCTGGGCTCGCTGATCCGCGATGTCCCACACCACGACTACCTCAAGCTGCCCTCGATCGTGAAGGCGGGGCCGGGCGACTGGCGGCCGCACTCGCTGCCGCTGGAGATCGGCGAGGTGCGCCGGCTGCGGAGCCGGCTGATCCTCGAGGCGGCCACCGCGTTCCGCCCCGACGTGCTGCTCGTCGACCACATGCCCCACGGCGCCCTCGGCGAGCTCCTGCCCACCCTGGCGGCGCTGCGCCACACCCCCACGCGGGTGGTGCTCGGGGTGCGTGACATCATCGACGACCCCGCGGTGGTGCATGCCCGCTGGCGCGCCGAGGGCGCCTTCGACGCCCTCGCCGAACACTACGACCAGGTCCTGGTGTACGGCTCGTCGGAGGTCTTCGACCTTCCCGAGCAGTACGGGTGGCCGGCCGAGCTGGCCCGGATGGTGCGCTTCTGCGGCTACGTCTGCACCCCCGCCCCGGTGGCCCAGCGGCGCCTCCCCGCCCGCCGGATCGGCATGGAGCCGCGGGGCAGCATGGTGGTGGCGATGGCCGGCGGCGGCGCCGACGCCCACACCCTGATGAGCACCCTCGTCGACGCCGTGCCCCAGGTCTGCGCGGCCCGGGCCTGCACCTTCGTGATCGTCACCGGGCCGTTCATGCCCGACGCCCAGCGCCGCGACCTCAAACGCCGCGCCGTCGGCCTGCCGGTGCGGCTGCGGACCATGGTCGGCGACCCGCTGCGCTATCTCGCCGCCGCCGACATGGTCGTGGCCATGGCCGGCTACAACACGACGATGGAGGTGCTGCGGGTCGGCACCCCGGCGCTGCTGGTGCCGCGGCGGGGTCCGAGCGCCGAGCAGCGAATGCGGGCGCAGCGCTTCGCCGACCGCGGCTGGGTGTCGCAGCTCGACCCCGACGAGCTCGAGCCGGGCCGGCTGGCGGCCGCCGTGCTCGAGGTGCTCGATCGAGGGGCGGCGACGCCCGCGGTGCCGCCCCCCGACCTCGGCGGCCTCGCCCGCGCCGCCGAGTCGCTCCACGCCGCGGCGCTGGCGGCGCGCGCCACCGTGACCGCCGACCAGCATCCGGCCGCCGCGGCCAGGGTCGGCGAACGGGTCGTGTAGCGTGGACGTGGAGGGGGTGCTGTCCGGTCGCGGGGGCGACCGCCCGGTGCGGAGTCTGCTCCTCGGCGCCGGCCGCGCCCCGCTGCGGGCGCTGCTGGACTCGATGGCGGGTGGCTCCGGCACGGTGCGCGGCTGCCGGCTGCGCCGGGCGCAGCTGAAGCCGGGCAGGAAGCTCACCGCATACCACGACGTGCTCATCGCCGGCGACCCCCGGCCGGTGCCGGTGGTGGTGACCTGGCACTCCGGCGGCGTGCCCGAGGGGGCCGCGGAGCGCGCCGCCGCCGCCGAGGCGACGCTGCGCGCCGCCGGCCTGCCCGCCCGTCTGCCCCGCCTCTGGGCGGTCGACCGCGCCGCCGGCATGATCGTCCTGGCGGCGCCGCTGGACCCCGCCTTCCCCGCGCTGGCGCGGCTCTCCGACCCCGCCTCGGTGCCGGAGACGCTGGCCCGGTGCGGGGAGGAGGCGGTGCCGGCGGCGGGCTGCGGCGTCCGCCCGCTCCGCTACCGCCCCGGGCAGCGCCACGTGCTCGAGTATCTCGGCCCCCGGCGGCTCCGCCTCTTCGTGAAGCTCTACCGGCCCGGCGAGGGGGCGCCGGTGGCGGGCGCGGTGGGCGTTCTCGCCGCGCTGCTCGAGGAGTCGGGGGTGCCGGGGCTCCACGCCGTCC
Proteins encoded in this window:
- a CDS encoding lactate 2-monooxygenase, coding for MIQVAPLAGYQNRIYLDGLAGRLPGLPLTYEALEQRAERQLTRGAFGYVAGGAGAEDTMRANRQAFRRWRIVPRMLRDVSHRDLATTVLGTSMPAPVMLAPVGVQSIVHPEAEVAVARAAAATGVPMVLSTASSRSLEEVAEAQGDAPRWFQLYWPRDPDLAASLLGRAERAGYGAIVVTLDTWMLAWRPRDLELAYLPFLQGEGIANYLSDPVFRAALPTPPEEDMAGAVRHFLGIFSDPSVTWAGLSFLRENTSLPIVLKGILHPDDARRAADLGVDGILVSNHGGRQVDGSIAALDALPGVVDAVPESLPVLFDSGVRTAADAFVALALGARAVLLGRPYIWALAVAGEEGVAELLRGFLAELDLTFALSGHTGLDRLGRDALVRAG
- a CDS encoding SDR family oxidoreductase, with the translated sequence MRIEGCVAVVTGGGRGIGRALSRRLAAEGARAVVVADLDAAAAEGVAAEFGGLGIGCDVSVEAEVVALVERAEAAHGAIDLWCSNAGIAVRGGPEVADADWERIWRVNVMAHVYAARAVIPGMLARGRGHLLGTVSAAGLVNHVFAAPYAVTKSAALSLFEWLAIAHGEEIGVSVLCPQGVRTDMAAAEGAAAAILGDLLEPDQVAEIALDGVRRERFLILPHPEVAGYAQRRAADHDRWLRGMRRLRHRVAEAAEGDPA
- a CDS encoding hemolysin III family protein encodes the protein MSTPAPASSPAKPILRGYSHAVAAVVGGAGTVFLLARTVGDAPKLISVLVYGISLVALFGVSALYHMGTWSPARRALLRRLDHANIFVFIAGTYTPVAVNVLDEGWRIAVLVTLWGAALCGAVAVAPALQIPRWALTCVYLLMGWVGLVVMPQVAGRVGAGVLLLAGGGALYSVGAVIYALRRPRLWPRVFGYHEAFHLLVIAASCLFYAFVVAFVVPHERP
- a CDS encoding glycosyltransferase, with amino-acid sequence MAVRVMPAPDEGAEPQPGWHALIESPGEVEVPLTGRRVRGRRVSAAMLARRSGVRLLIYTQDGLGLGHLRRASSVAAEFLRGEAEGSVLTISDSPLGSLIRDVPHHDYLKLPSIVKAGPGDWRPHSLPLEIGEVRRLRSRLILEAATAFRPDVLLVDHMPHGALGELLPTLAALRHTPTRVVLGVRDIIDDPAVVHARWRAEGAFDALAEHYDQVLVYGSSEVFDLPEQYGWPAELARMVRFCGYVCTPAPVAQRRLPARRIGMEPRGSMVVAMAGGGADAHTLMSTLVDAVPQVCAARACTFVIVTGPFMPDAQRRDLKRRAVGLPVRLRTMVGDPLRYLAAADMVVAMAGYNTTMEVLRVGTPALLVPRRGPSAEQRMRAQRFADRGWVSQLDPDELEPGRLAAAVLEVLDRGAATPAVPPPDLGGLARAAESLHAAALAARATVTADQHPAAAARVGERVV